In a single window of the Populus alba chromosome 16, ASM523922v2, whole genome shotgun sequence genome:
- the LOC118044530 gene encoding ras-related protein RABA5a, whose product MAFYSEDDKAEDYLFKIVLIGDSAVGKSNLLARFARDEFYPNSKSTIGVEFQTQKMDINGKEIKAQIWDTAGQERFRAVTSAYYRGAVGALLVYDISRRQTFDSVGRWLNELHTHSDMNVVTILVGNKSDLKDAREVPTVEGKDLAEAQGLFFMETSALDSSNVSAAFQTVVKEIYNILSRKVILSQELNKPGAPELGNRKTVVLQGDGNQEGNAETKKGCCSS is encoded by the exons ATGGCCTTTTACTCTGAGGATGACAAAGCAGAAGATTACCTTTTCAAGATTGTTTTAATTGGCGACTCAGCTGTTGGGAAATCAAATTTGCTTGCAAGATTTGCCAGAGATGAATTCTACCCCAATTCAAAGTCTACAATAGGGGTAGAGTTCCAAACCCAAAAGATGGATATTAACGGAAAGGAAATTAAAGCACAGATCTGGGACACAGCAGGTCAGGAGCGATTTCGGGCTGTAACATCTGCATACTACAGAGGTGCAGTTGGAGCTCTTCTCGTTTATGACATCAGTAGGCGCCAAACATTTGATAGCGTTGGCAGATGGCTTAACGAACTTCACA CTCACTCTGACATGAATGTAGTAACAATACTTGTCGGGAATAAGTCCGATCTCAAGGATGCCAGAGAGGTACCAACAGTGGAAGGCAAGGACTTGGCTGAAGCACAGGGTTTGTTCTTCATGGAAACTTCAGCACTCGATTCCTCCAACGTTTCTGCTGCCTTTCAGACAGTTGTTAAAGAGATCTACAATATATTAAGCCGGAAAGTTATATTATCACAAGAACTCAATAAACCAGGTGCTCCTGAGCTGGGAAACAGAAAGACCGTGGTTTTACAGGGAGATGGAAATCAAGAAGGCAATGCAGAAACTAAAAAAGGGTGCTGTTCATCTTAG
- the LOC118044528 gene encoding heterogeneous nuclear ribonucleoprotein 1 encodes MEMELGKLFIGGISWDTNEDRLKEYFRAFGDVLEAVIMKDRATGRARGFGFVVFADPAVAERVVMEKHLIDGRNVEAKKAVPREDQSTLNKNSSSINGSPGPARTKKIFVGGLASTVTDSDFKKYFDQFGVIIDVVVMYDHNTQRPRGFGFITYDSEEAVDKVLHKTFHELNGKMVEVKRAVPKELSPGPTRNQLGGLNYSPSRVSSFLNGYTQGYNQSSVGGYGGRMDGRFSSVNVGRNNFSPFGTGYGMGLNFEQVLNPSYGGNSNLNSNAGYGRVSPSTSGNASRYGNPIGFSVGNGGSSSVLNSTAHTLWGNGSSNHASSANNSSTFIGSGTGNSGMGSFGSIGALWGSSANSGQGGGVGSVNSSSNLGFDSGDFDIGLGGVGYGRNSRTGVALTSSHVASNGGYEGAYAEFYEKGSLYGDSTWQSSPSEPEVSGSFGFGLGTAASDVMTKNSAGYVGGYSVANRQSTRGIAA; translated from the exons ATGGAAATGGAGCTTGGAAAGTTATTCATTGGTGGGATTTCATGGGACACAAATGAAGATCGTCTCAAGGAGTATTTCCGGGCTTTTGGGGATGTTTTAGAAGCTGTCATAATGAAGGATCGAGCCACAGGTCGTGCTCGTGGCTTTGGTTTTGTTGTTTTCGCTGACCCTGCTGTTGCTGAGAGAGTTGTGATGGAAAAGCACCTTATAGATGGTAGAAAT GTTGAGGCAAAGAAGGCAGTTCCTAGGGAGGATCAGAGCACTCTGAACAAAAATAGTAGCAGCATTAATGGTTCACCTGGTCCTGCCCGAACAAAGAAGATATTTGTAGGAGGTTTAGCATCTACAGTTACAGATAGTGACTTTAAGAAGTACTTTGATCAGTTTGGAGTGATTATAGATGTGGTGGTTATGTATGATCACAACACTCAAAGGCCAAGAGGTTTTGGATTCATCACCTATGATTCAGAGGAAGCGGTTGATAAAGTATTGCACAAAACCTTTCATGAACTCAACGGTAAAATGGTTGAGGTCAAGCGGGCTGTCCCAAAGGAATTATCCCCAGGGCCAACACGGAACCAGTTAGGAGGACTTAACTATAGTCCAAGTAGAGTCAGTAGCTTCCTCAATGGTTATACTCAGGGATATAACCAAAGTTCTGTTGGAGGGTATGGAGGTAGAATGGATGGTAGGTTTAGTTCTGTTAATGTCGGACGGAATAACTTTTCTCCATTTGGTACTGGTTATGGTATGGGATTGAATTTTGAGCAGGTGTTGAACCCAAGTTATGGGGGAAATTCAAACCTTAATTCTAATGCTGGCTATGGACGAGTCAGCCCTTCAACTAGTGGAAATGCAAGCAGGTATGGCAACCCCATAGGGTTTAGTGTAGGCAATGGAGGAAGTAGTTCTGTCTTAAATTCAACAGCTCACACATTATGGGGAAATGGAAGTAGTAATCATGCTTCAAGCGCCAACAACTCCAGTACTTTTATAGGTTCTGGAACTGGAAACTCAGGAATGGGGTCTTTTGGCAGTATTGGAGCACTTTGGGGCTCCTCTGCTAATTCCGGGCAAGGTGGAGGAGTTGGCTCTGTCAATAGCAGTAGCAATCTAGGCTTTGACAGTGGAGATTTTGATATTGGTCTAGGAGGGGTAGGTTATGGAAGAAACAGTAGGACAGGTGTTGCACTGACATCTTCTCATGTTGCATCCAATGGTGGTTATGAAGGGGCTTATGCAGAGTTTTATGAAAAGGGCTCATTATATGGGGATTCCACCTGGCAATCTTCACCTTCGGAGCCAGAAGTGTCAGGCTCATTTGGTTTTGGGCTTGGAACTGCAGCTTCTGATGTTATGACTAAAAATTCTGCTGGTTATGTTGGTGGTTATAGTGTTGCTAATAGACAATCAACTAGAG GAATTGCCGCATAG